The Flammeovirga agarivorans genome has a window encoding:
- a CDS encoding sugar-binding domain-containing protein, producing MRLIFIHIVGLFFLSSIGFSQTVRERISLDFDWKFTKEEVSNAQEVAFDDSNWRVLNVPHDWSIEGEYREENPSGKSGAFLPGGIGWYRKEIQVADKHADDKYFITFDGVYLNSDVWINGHHLGFHPNGYISFEYDLTPHLKEGKNTLAVKVDHSKLPSGRWYTGSGIYRHVWLTKTKNIYIPQSGTFVTTPQVSKASASVKIVTSLKSELKAAKKITLKSIVRSNTGEVVSETTTKYKLQKTGEITQNIQLENPKLWSPTTPDMYTLESVVMVDKIIKDTYSTPFGIRKVEWKNNEGLFLNDTPILLKGLSNHQDAGALGVAVPNDVLYHRLKLLKEMGCNALRTAHHPFSPEFYAMCDTMGFMVMDEAFDGWWRPKAKFDYGNYFADYWQKDLEGFLKRDRNHPSVIMWSIGNEVHKFTNEEQKILVDFVKSIDPTRFVTQGRGYKGTHIDIAGFNGHGEFKNVLEDYHAKNPNQLIVGTEITHTLQTRGIYRTQTWYRTKDNPAPWEKPEQFAKMENKVYKIPNLSDEEVFPNITNKYQSSYDNSIVRIGVRDDWNRVEKYDYYVGNFRWTGFDYLGESFNWPARTANFGIIDLAGFPKDHYYLYQSLWSNEPMVHVLPHWNHQGKEGQKIPVVVYTNASSVELFLNGKSLGEKVMGKERQLVWQVPYEKGEIKAIARNKNKKVAEDIVRSSGEAYSFQLIPSKTEVYANQTDVIRCEVNIIDKDGVFVPDADHLVEFTLDGPAKILGVENGDILDLSSNKAKFRKVFNGKCVLFFQSSDEAGLIKLTVKSTKLNSKTMTFKSLKVIR from the coding sequence ATGAGATTAATTTTTATACATATTGTTGGGTTATTTTTTCTTTCCTCTATCGGTTTTTCACAAACGGTTCGTGAACGTATTTCATTGGATTTTGATTGGAAGTTTACAAAGGAAGAGGTATCTAATGCCCAAGAGGTAGCTTTTGATGATTCGAATTGGAGAGTATTAAACGTTCCTCATGATTGGAGTATTGAAGGTGAATATAGAGAAGAAAACCCGTCGGGAAAATCAGGGGCATTTCTTCCTGGTGGAATAGGATGGTATAGAAAAGAAATTCAAGTAGCAGACAAACACGCAGACGATAAATATTTCATCACTTTTGATGGGGTATATTTAAATAGTGATGTTTGGATAAATGGTCATCATTTAGGTTTTCACCCGAATGGTTATATAAGTTTTGAGTATGACCTAACGCCACATTTAAAAGAAGGGAAAAACACCCTTGCTGTTAAAGTAGATCATTCAAAACTTCCAAGTGGAAGGTGGTATACTGGATCGGGTATTTATAGACATGTATGGTTAACGAAAACTAAGAATATCTATATACCTCAATCAGGTACTTTCGTAACGACTCCTCAAGTATCCAAAGCTTCTGCTTCAGTAAAAATAGTTACTAGCTTAAAAAGTGAGTTAAAAGCTGCCAAGAAAATCACTTTAAAAAGTATTGTTAGGTCTAATACAGGAGAAGTAGTTAGTGAAACAACAACGAAATATAAGCTACAAAAAACTGGGGAGATCACTCAAAATATACAATTAGAAAATCCGAAATTATGGTCACCAACTACACCTGATATGTACACATTAGAGAGTGTAGTAATGGTAGATAAAATAATAAAAGATACCTATTCTACTCCTTTTGGTATTCGAAAAGTAGAATGGAAAAATAACGAAGGACTATTCTTGAATGATACGCCTATTTTATTAAAAGGATTAAGTAATCATCAAGATGCAGGGGCTTTAGGTGTAGCCGTACCAAATGATGTTCTTTACCACAGATTAAAATTACTTAAGGAAATGGGGTGTAATGCTTTACGTACAGCACATCACCCCTTTTCTCCTGAATTTTATGCGATGTGCGATACCATGGGCTTTATGGTGATGGACGAAGCATTTGATGGATGGTGGAGACCAAAAGCGAAATTTGATTACGGGAATTATTTTGCAGATTATTGGCAAAAAGATCTAGAAGGCTTCTTAAAAAGAGATCGTAACCACCCTTCAGTAATTATGTGGAGTATCGGTAATGAGGTACATAAGTTTACTAATGAAGAACAAAAAATATTAGTTGACTTTGTGAAATCAATAGATCCAACACGATTTGTAACCCAAGGTAGAGGGTATAAAGGGACTCATATAGATATTGCAGGGTTTAATGGGCATGGTGAATTTAAGAATGTACTTGAAGATTATCATGCAAAAAATCCTAACCAATTAATCGTTGGTACAGAGATTACTCATACGTTACAGACGAGAGGAATTTACAGAACACAAACTTGGTATAGAACCAAAGATAATCCTGCACCATGGGAGAAGCCGGAGCAATTTGCGAAGATGGAAAATAAGGTCTATAAAATTCCTAATTTAAGTGATGAAGAAGTGTTCCCTAACATTACAAACAAATACCAATCTTCTTATGATAATTCGATTGTTAGAATTGGTGTTAGAGATGATTGGAACCGCGTTGAAAAATACGATTACTATGTAGGTAACTTTAGATGGACAGGTTTTGATTACCTTGGAGAATCATTTAATTGGCCTGCAAGAACAGCCAACTTTGGTATCATCGATTTGGCAGGCTTCCCTAAAGATCATTATTACCTCTATCAAAGTCTTTGGAGTAACGAGCCGATGGTTCATGTGTTGCCCCATTGGAATCATCAAGGTAAAGAAGGACAAAAAATTCCAGTGGTAGTATATACAAATGCTTCCTCAGTAGAATTGTTCTTAAATGGGAAATCACTTGGAGAAAAAGTGATGGGTAAGGAAAGACAACTTGTTTGGCAGGTTCCTTACGAAAAAGGGGAAATTAAGGCAATTGCAAGAAATAAAAATAAGAAAGTAGCAGAAGATATCGTTAGAAGTAGTGGTGAAGCTTATAGTTTCCAACTCATACCTAGCAAAACTGAAGTATACGCAAACCAAACTGACGTTATCAGATGTGAAGTAAATATTATAGATAAGGATGGCGTCTTTGTTCCAGACGCTGACCACCTTGTTGAGTTTACTCTTGATGGTCCCGCAAAAATTCTAGGTGTTGAAAATGGAGACATATTGGATTTATCTTCAAATAAAGCTAAATTTAGAAAGGTTTTTAATGGTAAGTGTGTCCTATTTTTTCAGTCTTCTGATGAAGCGGGTTTGATCAAGCTAACAGTGAAATCAACTAAATTAAATTCCAAAACAATGACTTTCAAATCATTGAAGGTGATTCGATAA
- a CDS encoding HAD family hydrolase, translating into MKYKAIIFDCDGVLVDSESITMNVFIDLFKDYSIDITYEEAIQTLTGKAFDQIVSYIQEKYQVTLKDNFEAEFRKRTFQAFENDIQPIPGIKEVVEHLSLPFAVASNGPMNKMELNLKTTGLYSFFKGNMFSAYDLNAWKPDPKVFLTAAAHLNVAPEDSLVIEDSLSGIQAAKNGGFNVLAYCPHEDAEKFSSQGIDVFTSMKDLLVLIK; encoded by the coding sequence GTGAAATATAAAGCAATCATCTTCGACTGTGATGGAGTTCTTGTGGATTCAGAATCGATTACCATGAATGTATTCATCGATCTATTTAAAGACTATTCTATTGACATTACTTATGAAGAGGCGATACAAACTCTAACTGGAAAAGCATTTGATCAAATTGTTAGCTATATACAAGAGAAATATCAGGTGACGTTAAAAGATAATTTTGAGGCTGAATTTAGAAAAAGAACATTCCAAGCGTTTGAAAATGATATTCAGCCAATACCAGGAATTAAAGAAGTAGTTGAACATTTATCACTCCCTTTTGCTGTAGCATCCAATGGTCCTATGAATAAGATGGAATTAAATTTAAAAACGACTGGCTTGTACAGTTTTTTTAAAGGAAATATGTTTAGTGCCTACGACTTGAATGCTTGGAAGCCGGATCCGAAAGTATTTCTTACAGCGGCTGCTCATTTGAATGTAGCACCAGAGGATAGTTTAGTTATTGAAGATAGTTTATCAGGTATACAAGCAGCAAAAAATGGTGGATTTAATGTGTTAGCATATTGTCCACATGAAGATGCAGAAAAGTTTTCATCTCAAGGAATAGATGTTTTTACTTCCATGAAAGACCTATTAGTGCTAATTAAATAG
- a CDS encoding GIN domain-containing protein, translated as MKNLNIILFITLVMGFVSCNSEDVSGPTSNYNLELADIKGVNFQTTGHVYIQYGEEQTITIETQPEVFEHLSQKVEDEIWKISINKNLSNFDLNIYVTLPQLKEATASSSGNISISEVGEGSSQVSLNTSSSGDIKLEDATGIGSDLVVNISSSGNVEASNIEANRVVVNISSSGDASLVGATSELVGRISSSGNCYSNDMTSDKVDFDISSSGDAYVHCVNEYNVNLSSSGNFYFKGNPTVREANTSSSGEVIQQ; from the coding sequence ATGAAAAATTTAAACATAATTTTATTTATCACTTTAGTGATGGGGTTTGTGAGTTGTAACAGTGAGGACGTTTCTGGTCCAACGTCAAACTATAATTTGGAGTTGGCAGATATCAAAGGAGTGAACTTCCAAACGACCGGTCATGTATATATCCAATACGGTGAAGAGCAAACAATTACTATAGAAACACAACCTGAGGTTTTTGAACATCTTTCTCAGAAAGTAGAAGATGAAATATGGAAAATCTCAATTAATAAAAACCTGTCTAATTTTGATTTGAATATCTATGTTACGCTTCCTCAGTTAAAAGAAGCTACAGCGAGTTCTAGTGGAAATATATCTATCTCTGAAGTTGGAGAAGGTTCTTCTCAAGTAAGTCTAAATACGTCTTCTAGTGGAGATATCAAATTAGAAGATGCTACAGGAATAGGCAGTGATTTGGTTGTAAACATTAGTTCTTCTGGTAATGTAGAGGCAAGTAATATTGAGGCCAATCGAGTAGTGGTTAATATTTCTTCTTCAGGAGATGCATCGTTAGTCGGAGCAACAAGCGAATTAGTCGGACGTATTAGTTCTTCTGGAAATTGTTACTCTAATGATATGACATCAGATAAAGTAGATTTTGATATTTCTTCTTCAGGAGATGCTTATGTTCATTGTGTGAATGAGTACAATGTAAATTTATCATCAAGTGGTAACTTCTATTTTAAAGGAAACCCAACAGTGAGAGAAGCTAACACAAGTAGCTCAGGAGAAGTTATTCAGCAATAA
- a CDS encoding basic amino acid/polyamine antiporter produces MENEKKVGLWGLVAIVFGSMIGGGIFNIPQNMASNAGLGAVMLSWVISGIGIWFLVEVFKSLEEKHPELSSGIYAYAQKGFGNFVGFSSAWGYWIAAIFGNVAFAVLLNDALGIFFPSLLEHGWQTVVFGSVLVWLMTTIVWFGVNKASSLNTLSTVAKFLSLIVIFIMLIVAFDFDVFTADIWRFGLGGIGKQIKGTMMVTLWCFIGIEGAVVISGKAKKKSDVSKATIIGFAAALLMYLLLSALSFGILKQEELSVLSSPSTGGLLQAAVGSDWGLMLVNIAVIISVSGAWLAWTILVAETPYSAAKDGILPKIFSKDNAHQSPGISLLMSSIIVQLALFIVVSAKDVYLAAVDIAGVMILPSYLLSSMFLLKEALSKKGYSTKIKVIALLSSLYCLWLIYAAGINFLLLSMMFYAVGIPFYLKARKEQNGSHVFANYEKWIAGTMISLSFIGVYIISTGAMAL; encoded by the coding sequence ATGGAAAATGAAAAAAAAGTTGGACTGTGGGGACTTGTCGCCATTGTTTTCGGTTCAATGATCGGAGGAGGAATTTTTAATATCCCCCAGAATATGGCTTCAAATGCTGGGTTAGGTGCCGTTATGTTATCTTGGGTGATTTCAGGAATTGGTATCTGGTTTTTAGTAGAAGTATTTAAATCTTTAGAAGAAAAACACCCTGAATTAAGTTCAGGAATATATGCATATGCACAAAAAGGATTCGGCAACTTTGTAGGCTTTAGTAGTGCTTGGGGATATTGGATTGCTGCTATTTTTGGTAACGTAGCTTTTGCAGTACTATTAAATGATGCACTTGGTATTTTCTTTCCAAGTCTATTAGAACATGGATGGCAAACAGTGGTTTTCGGATCCGTGTTAGTATGGTTGATGACGACCATTGTTTGGTTTGGAGTAAATAAGGCTTCATCATTGAATACACTCTCAACAGTGGCAAAATTCTTATCACTGATTGTAATATTTATTATGCTAATCGTTGCCTTCGATTTTGATGTTTTTACAGCTGATATCTGGAGATTTGGATTAGGAGGTATCGGCAAACAAATTAAAGGTACTATGATGGTAACACTTTGGTGCTTTATTGGTATTGAAGGAGCAGTTGTGATTTCAGGAAAAGCAAAAAAGAAATCGGACGTTAGTAAGGCGACAATAATTGGTTTTGCAGCAGCATTACTGATGTATCTGTTATTATCGGCTTTATCTTTTGGTATCCTAAAACAAGAAGAATTAAGCGTTTTATCTTCTCCTTCTACAGGTGGTTTATTACAAGCTGCTGTTGGTAGTGATTGGGGATTGATGCTAGTAAATATTGCTGTAATAATATCAGTATCTGGAGCTTGGTTAGCTTGGACAATTCTAGTTGCTGAAACACCTTACAGTGCTGCAAAGGATGGCATCTTACCAAAAATATTTAGTAAAGACAATGCACATCAATCACCAGGGATTTCATTATTAATGTCTAGTATTATTGTTCAATTGGCATTATTTATTGTCGTTTCTGCAAAGGATGTTTACTTGGCAGCTGTTGATATTGCCGGAGTGATGATTCTTCCTTCTTACTTGTTAAGTTCCATGTTCTTGCTAAAAGAGGCACTAAGCAAAAAAGGATATTCAACGAAAATCAAAGTGATTGCTTTATTGTCGTCGTTGTATTGCCTTTGGTTAATTTATGCAGCAGGCATTAACTTTTTACTGCTTTCCATGATGTTTTATGCTGTAGGTATTCCATTTTACCTTAAAGCAAGAAAAGAACAAAATGGATCACATGTGTTTGCCAATTATGAAAAATGGATTGCAGGAACAATGATTAGCTTATCTTTTATTGGGGTTTATATTATATCCACAGGTGCAATGGCACTTTAA
- a CDS encoding histidine-type phosphatase, with amino-acid sequence MNRQITVLILSTFQFFFMTSCSQENTKQSLTTEQEWNIGSKKNYMPPKEITPIPEDYETIFITNVARHGSRYMSGPGEDIALYELMMDADKQNQLTEEGKLLMQEVKQLIDLQKNNYGQLTPLGKEEHFAIGQRLYDIAPDFFKSSTKFIGNATYKSRTQNSRGAFIQGLKEKDVHPEWEINNFIKGKDPLLRYHKISPNYKAYKDSAIWEEQIVELKKSKEYLDIVDAILPNYFKSQIINNIENGEKVYKDDEGEVVIASKMDIILALYECFKISFAITPDQRPDFLVFTPSETQLLAKIGDVEAFYEKGPGYKGRKTSYANSTTLLMNISNNLRLASKGTLDYQGYFNFAHAETTLPLAVLLDLNNINRKSDHVLNIEWSEGEYASMASNIEWFLLEKEGEKFVQVRFNEQPATLPLEGNQDNVYLLDSYLDYVETLITPNQISDTNYMKTINQF; translated from the coding sequence ATGAACAGACAAATTACAGTACTTATATTGAGTACATTCCAATTCTTTTTTATGACATCCTGTTCACAGGAAAATACAAAGCAATCTTTAACAACGGAACAAGAGTGGAACATTGGTTCGAAAAAGAACTATATGCCCCCAAAAGAAATTACTCCTATACCAGAAGATTATGAAACCATCTTTATTACAAATGTTGCAAGACATGGTTCTCGATATATGAGTGGTCCGGGAGAAGATATTGCATTATATGAATTGATGATGGATGCAGATAAGCAGAACCAATTAACAGAGGAGGGCAAACTATTGATGCAAGAGGTAAAGCAACTTATTGATCTTCAGAAAAACAATTATGGTCAACTAACTCCACTAGGGAAAGAAGAACATTTCGCTATAGGACAAAGGCTATACGATATTGCTCCTGATTTCTTTAAGTCCTCTACAAAGTTTATTGGAAATGCGACATATAAATCAAGAACTCAGAATTCAAGAGGAGCATTTATACAAGGATTGAAAGAGAAGGATGTCCATCCGGAATGGGAAATCAATAATTTTATTAAAGGGAAAGATCCGCTTTTACGATATCATAAAATTTCTCCTAACTATAAAGCATACAAAGACTCAGCAATTTGGGAGGAGCAAATAGTGGAGCTAAAAAAATCAAAGGAGTATCTAGACATTGTGGATGCTATTCTTCCTAACTATTTTAAGTCTCAAATAATCAATAATATTGAAAATGGTGAGAAAGTATATAAAGATGATGAAGGAGAAGTTGTTATTGCATCGAAGATGGATATCATTTTAGCACTGTATGAATGCTTTAAAATCTCTTTTGCGATTACACCAGACCAACGTCCAGACTTCCTTGTTTTTACACCCTCTGAGACTCAACTTCTAGCCAAAATAGGCGATGTCGAAGCTTTCTATGAAAAGGGGCCAGGGTATAAAGGTCGAAAAACTTCCTATGCTAATTCAACGACATTACTGATGAATATTAGCAACAATCTACGTTTAGCTTCGAAGGGAACTTTAGATTATCAAGGGTATTTTAATTTTGCCCATGCTGAAACCACATTACCCTTAGCTGTATTGTTAGATCTCAATAACATCAATAGAAAATCAGACCATGTACTTAATATTGAATGGTCTGAAGGCGAGTATGCAAGTATGGCTTCCAATATCGAATGGTTTTTGTTGGAAAAAGAAGGAGAGAAGTTTGTACAGGTCAGGTTTAATGAACAACCGGCGACACTGCCTTTGGAAGGTAATCAAGATAATGTTTACCTATTAGATAGTTATCTCGATTATGTAGAAACTTTGATCACCCCTAATCAGATAAGTGATACAAACTACATGAAAACAATAAATCAGTTTTAA
- a CDS encoding FUSC family protein, with protein MENRQVKEAVKVALSFVITYAVALKLNWFDPAWAGFGICMVAMPNFRIDQSFRKGTLRIIGTVIGSIVGLIILALAPQSRFLFMFLAGLWVFITMYMMMADAKHSYLWNVLGFTCLIITTAGASDPINAFDHALYRTLENVLGVGIYTIISFVIWPYYEQRKPKQVAAELIHHLQKQFELIKYQFQHKTIDASTFNHKMEKSKSELVDLLSLADYNNTDDHKRKDLWADFVFRYNKVSNSLVSLLINVEELNHEEDVYLEKKPFIAAYDEIHQRLSQVVQMLKQEATTFTFNKVTILIDQENHSNKLQYTRLKLIQEEMYDLMNELEELTYVTNHLVNDSPNRFRKVAKHKVYDFTLLDKQYFVGALYATFAVMGGFLIWIFFDPPGHSQWYMSSGANAMFIALTPQLKAKEFLKYFAIMSFFTTLIYTFIMPALGSFYTLSVFLFIYMFINYYYLRGFAFVTAAFGVMLLGITNENQSYDFYGIINTDIFNTISLLWLVILGYMLNTTRPEKAFMNKINGFFNSAHYLLVHAKDKVKWYQLSKVIKIRLAKREVEVAAMTLEKWSAVIKYDLFDGITEQQLNDITFYIHRISKRIQLLIKRMKESNTLEESLMEFSTLKEETLYMLQDEKIGNSSSIIPVKAKAQNILERLDQSNASLDFHKILNNYWVLIHIMEEYKQYSNKVRWETLKEERFA; from the coding sequence ATGGAAAACAGACAAGTGAAAGAGGCGGTAAAAGTAGCATTGTCTTTTGTGATTACTTATGCTGTCGCTTTAAAATTAAATTGGTTTGATCCTGCTTGGGCAGGGTTTGGTATTTGTATGGTGGCAATGCCCAATTTCAGAATCGATCAGTCTTTTCGAAAAGGAACATTAAGAATAATTGGTACGGTGATCGGAAGTATTGTCGGCTTAATCATTCTAGCACTTGCTCCTCAAAGTCGTTTCTTATTTATGTTTTTAGCAGGCCTTTGGGTATTTATTACTATGTATATGATGATGGCAGATGCAAAGCATAGTTATTTATGGAATGTGTTAGGATTCACTTGTCTGATCATCACAACTGCTGGTGCTTCTGATCCAATAAATGCTTTTGACCATGCTTTGTACAGAACACTAGAAAACGTTTTGGGCGTAGGTATCTATACCATCATCTCATTTGTGATTTGGCCTTATTACGAACAAAGAAAGCCAAAGCAAGTAGCAGCAGAACTAATACATCATCTTCAAAAACAATTTGAGTTAATAAAATACCAATTTCAACATAAAACGATTGATGCATCAACTTTCAATCATAAAATGGAAAAAAGTAAAAGTGAGTTGGTTGATTTACTGTCGTTAGCTGACTACAATAATACGGATGATCATAAAAGAAAAGACTTGTGGGCAGACTTTGTTTTTAGGTACAATAAGGTGTCGAACAGCTTGGTTAGTTTATTGATAAATGTCGAAGAATTAAACCATGAAGAGGATGTATATTTAGAAAAAAAGCCATTTATAGCTGCCTACGATGAAATTCATCAGAGATTGTCTCAAGTCGTTCAAATGCTTAAACAAGAAGCAACTACGTTCACTTTTAATAAGGTGACAATTCTAATAGATCAAGAAAATCATTCAAATAAACTTCAATATACTCGGTTGAAACTGATTCAAGAGGAGATGTATGATCTAATGAATGAATTAGAAGAATTAACGTATGTCACCAATCACCTTGTCAACGATTCTCCCAACAGATTTAGAAAAGTAGCAAAGCATAAGGTTTATGATTTCACCTTGTTAGATAAGCAATATTTTGTAGGTGCCCTCTATGCAACTTTTGCTGTAATGGGAGGCTTTCTTATTTGGATATTTTTCGACCCTCCAGGGCATTCGCAATGGTATATGTCATCTGGAGCCAATGCCATGTTTATTGCTTTAACACCCCAACTGAAAGCAAAAGAGTTTCTCAAATATTTTGCGATCATGAGCTTTTTTACGACGCTAATTTATACTTTTATTATGCCTGCGTTGGGAAGCTTTTATACATTAAGTGTCTTCTTATTTATCTACATGTTTATCAACTATTATTACCTAAGGGGTTTTGCATTTGTCACTGCAGCTTTTGGTGTGATGCTATTGGGGATAACAAATGAAAATCAATCGTATGATTTTTATGGAATCATAAATACAGATATTTTCAATACTATTTCATTGTTATGGCTCGTGATTTTGGGGTATATGCTCAATACAACTAGGCCCGAAAAAGCATTTATGAATAAGATAAACGGCTTCTTTAATAGTGCCCATTATTTGCTTGTTCATGCCAAAGATAAGGTGAAATGGTACCAATTGAGTAAGGTTATAAAAATTAGATTAGCCAAAAGAGAAGTGGAAGTTGCTGCAATGACTCTAGAGAAATGGAGTGCAGTTATTAAATATGATTTATTTGATGGAATCACTGAGCAACAACTAAACGATATTACTTTCTACATTCATAGAATCTCTAAAAGAATTCAGTTACTGATAAAAAGAATGAAGGAAAGTAATACTCTTGAGGAATCATTAATGGAATTTTCAACACTCAAGGAAGAAACTTTGTATATGTTACAAGATGAAAAAATTGGTAATTCCTCTAGTATTATCCCGGTAAAAGCGAAAGCTCAAAACATACTTGAAAGGCTAGACCAAAGTAATGCATCTCTTGATTTCCACAAGATTCTTAATAATTACTGGGTGTTGATTCATATTATGGAAGAATACAAACAGTACAGTAATAAGGTGAGATGGGAAACTTTAAAAGAAGAGCGTTTTGCTTAA